The following are from one region of the Microbacterium paraoxydans genome:
- a CDS encoding WXG100 family type VII secretion target, which produces MADVISAEEGALRRGAQAVRETKSGIDQQTKKVRGEIEQLRGFWTGAAAASFTTLMSRWDEQARQLNEVLVTLEDALAGTERDQAATEESHQQTIAGLGSMMGA; this is translated from the coding sequence ATGGCTGATGTCATCTCCGCAGAAGAGGGGGCTCTGCGTCGCGGAGCCCAGGCCGTGCGGGAGACGAAGTCCGGGATCGATCAGCAGACCAAGAAGGTCCGCGGTGAGATCGAGCAGCTGCGCGGGTTCTGGACGGGTGCGGCCGCCGCATCGTTCACCACGCTGATGTCGCGGTGGGACGAGCAGGCTCGTCAGCTCAACGAGGTCCTCGTGACGCTCGAGGATGCCCTCGCCGGCACCGAGCGCGACCAGGCCGCGACCGAAGAATCCCACCAGCAGACCATCGCGGGCCTCGGCTCGATGATGGGCGCCTGA
- a CDS encoding WXG100 family type VII secretion target — MSVRPEQVNALAAQIRSGSQGIRSELDRLESEVSKLRAAWDGAAQQAYDQAQAKWNRSLSEMQQLLTQIAGKTEEISGQYVQTDKSAAGRFGA; from the coding sequence ATGTCCGTTCGCCCGGAGCAGGTCAACGCTCTCGCGGCGCAGATCCGCAGCGGGTCGCAGGGTATTCGTTCCGAGCTGGACCGCCTCGAGTCCGAGGTCAGCAAGCTTCGTGCGGCGTGGGATGGTGCCGCGCAGCAGGCCTACGACCAGGCGCAGGCCAAGTGGAACCGCTCGCTGAGCGAGATGCAGCAGCTGCTCACGCAGATCGCCGGGAAGACCGAGGAGATCTCGGGTCAGTACGTGCAGACCGACAAGTCGGCTGCGGGGCGCTTCGGCGCGTGA
- a CDS encoding S8 family peptidase: MPASASGAVASIVALALLLPASAHAATLESGLWWFDRGKVQAAHDAGFDGTGVTVAVIDGQINPDVVGLRGADLEVKDSYCRDAAGDPVPATSTDYVAASHGTHVVSMIAGTGDAPAGGVPVTGAAPGAKILYYPAIVTDGVFDTAMGERSDEQCLLEDGSTVMADGTNGMSRAIEDAVEDGADIISISLGGTDVTKALAKAEAAGVIVVAALPNDSRFAVQPAGGNGVVAVQSFGADGKIQSSTPIEGGEPFPNQSDHVIVAAPGVGVLGQGSENSWDEQVLLTGTSYATPIAAGFLAVVKQKYPDATSGQLLQSLIRNTGTKGEHEPEWNDSVGYGAVSLTGMLAVDPTAYPDVNPIFDADDPDARPSAADVRAAASATPAPTADSDEPGETSSTQDALVPLLVGGGILVAVLLVGGIILAVVLTRSSRRRNNEQGGAHGR; this comes from the coding sequence GTGCCAGCCAGCGCATCCGGCGCGGTCGCGTCGATCGTCGCGCTGGCGCTTCTCCTCCCTGCTTCCGCTCACGCAGCGACGCTGGAGTCGGGTCTGTGGTGGTTCGATCGCGGCAAGGTGCAGGCAGCGCACGATGCGGGCTTCGACGGGACGGGTGTCACCGTCGCGGTCATCGACGGTCAGATCAATCCCGACGTCGTCGGTCTCCGCGGCGCGGATCTCGAGGTGAAGGACTCCTACTGTCGCGACGCCGCGGGAGACCCGGTGCCGGCGACGTCGACCGATTATGTGGCGGCATCGCACGGGACGCACGTCGTCTCGATGATCGCGGGGACCGGAGATGCCCCGGCGGGCGGCGTTCCCGTCACCGGGGCCGCGCCTGGTGCGAAGATCCTCTACTACCCGGCGATCGTCACTGATGGGGTGTTCGATACCGCGATGGGTGAGAGGTCCGATGAGCAGTGCCTGCTCGAGGACGGCAGCACGGTCATGGCTGATGGTACGAACGGGATGTCACGCGCGATCGAGGACGCGGTGGAGGATGGCGCGGACATCATCTCGATCTCCCTCGGCGGCACGGACGTGACCAAAGCGCTCGCCAAGGCGGAGGCTGCAGGCGTGATCGTCGTGGCGGCGCTCCCGAACGACTCCAGGTTCGCCGTGCAGCCTGCCGGGGGGAACGGCGTCGTCGCGGTGCAGTCGTTCGGGGCCGACGGCAAGATCCAGAGCTCTACGCCCATTGAAGGGGGTGAGCCTTTCCCGAACCAGAGCGACCATGTGATCGTGGCGGCGCCCGGAGTGGGTGTGCTCGGGCAGGGCAGCGAGAACTCCTGGGACGAGCAGGTCCTCCTCACCGGCACGTCGTATGCGACGCCGATCGCGGCGGGCTTTCTTGCCGTGGTGAAACAGAAGTACCCGGATGCCACCTCGGGTCAGCTGCTGCAGAGTCTCATCCGCAACACGGGCACCAAGGGTGAGCACGAGCCGGAGTGGAACGACAGCGTGGGTTATGGAGCGGTCTCGCTGACGGGGATGCTCGCTGTCGATCCGACGGCGTACCCGGATGTCAACCCGATCTTCGATGCAGACGATCCGGACGCCCGGCCGTCGGCGGCCGACGTTCGCGCTGCTGCTTCGGCGACACCGGCGCCGACCGCCGACAGCGATGAGCCTGGCGAGACTTCGTCCACGCAGGACGCCTTGGTGCCGCTGCTGGTCGGGGGCGGGATCCTGGTCGCTGTCCTTCTTGTGGGCGGCATCATTCTCGCGGTGGTGCTCACACGATCTTCACGACGACGGAACAACGAGCAAGGGGGAGCCCATGGCCGGTAA
- a CDS encoding S8 family peptidase, with amino-acid sequence MTYATDGGEQTLTLKPDQISCDSDSAHGLAISNDPQGRFSIRLDSDRRGSVGAGSDEGLVLFEGTELHLSASDTVLTIGESGGEVSLVEGWEPGDDVNVTADDAERYPATLTGSITCDGPVAQPSTEPRASGEAAASDASEGGLWYFNRGKVQAAQDAGLDGSGVTIAVIDTQVNPDAPGLRGADLQVREESFCFDESGKRYDAISSDYVAANHGTNVASMILGTGEAVGGTPIKGVAPGATVLYYNSMITTSAPEGNDVESTCLQENGELINDDLSDEGMRRPSGLAKAISAAVDDGADIISVSLGGLVDAADSVAKAHAAGVVVLGSLPNVGGVGDWPSSYNGVVAVQAFGPDGKIQYSTYDPVLAEPSPNLSEDVKVASPGLEIIAQGTADSWDAQQLRSGTSLATPIAAGFLAVVKQKYPEATSNQLIQSMIHNTGTKGEHEPKWNNSGGYGAISLSGMLAVDPTKYPDVNPLWDADDENAVPQQANVDEEAALLAASASPQPTSEAGSDSGTAGTGLAPLLIGGGAVLAILVIGGVVLAVVLTSSSRRQTAAQGGKHEH; translated from the coding sequence GTGACCTACGCGACAGACGGCGGAGAGCAGACTCTGACGTTAAAGCCGGACCAGATCAGCTGCGACTCGGACAGTGCGCACGGGCTTGCGATCTCGAACGATCCACAGGGACGCTTTTCGATCCGGCTCGACAGCGACCGCCGTGGATCGGTCGGCGCGGGTAGCGATGAGGGGCTGGTGCTCTTCGAAGGAACGGAACTCCACCTCAGCGCCTCAGATACCGTGCTCACCATCGGAGAGTCCGGCGGCGAAGTATCCCTCGTCGAGGGATGGGAACCCGGTGACGATGTGAATGTCACGGCTGATGATGCCGAGCGGTACCCCGCGACGTTGACCGGATCGATCACCTGCGACGGCCCTGTCGCCCAGCCGAGTACCGAGCCTCGGGCCTCCGGTGAGGCGGCCGCATCGGATGCGTCCGAGGGCGGGCTGTGGTATTTCAACCGGGGCAAGGTGCAGGCCGCACAGGACGCCGGCCTCGACGGTTCCGGAGTGACGATCGCCGTGATCGACACCCAGGTGAATCCGGATGCTCCCGGTCTGCGGGGCGCTGACCTCCAGGTGCGGGAGGAGTCGTTCTGTTTCGACGAGTCGGGAAAGCGGTATGACGCGATCTCCTCGGACTATGTCGCGGCGAATCACGGCACGAACGTCGCCTCGATGATCCTGGGCACGGGAGAGGCGGTCGGCGGCACCCCCATCAAGGGCGTGGCGCCGGGCGCGACGGTGCTCTATTACAACTCGATGATCACCACCAGCGCGCCGGAGGGGAACGACGTCGAGTCCACCTGCCTGCAGGAGAACGGCGAGCTGATCAACGACGATCTGAGCGATGAGGGAATGCGCCGCCCCTCCGGCCTGGCAAAGGCGATCTCGGCGGCGGTGGACGACGGTGCGGATATCATCTCGGTTTCGCTGGGCGGGCTGGTCGACGCCGCGGATTCGGTGGCGAAGGCTCATGCGGCCGGAGTCGTGGTGTTGGGTTCGCTGCCGAATGTGGGCGGGGTCGGCGACTGGCCTTCGAGCTACAACGGTGTCGTCGCCGTGCAGGCGTTCGGTCCCGACGGCAAGATCCAGTACTCGACGTACGATCCGGTGCTCGCCGAGCCCTCGCCGAACCTGAGTGAGGACGTGAAGGTGGCGTCTCCGGGGCTGGAGATCATCGCGCAGGGCACCGCGGACTCGTGGGACGCGCAGCAACTGCGTTCAGGGACCTCATTGGCGACGCCGATCGCGGCGGGCTTCCTGGCGGTCGTGAAGCAGAAGTACCCGGAGGCGACGTCCAATCAGCTCATCCAGAGCATGATCCACAACACCGGGACGAAGGGCGAGCACGAACCGAAGTGGAACAACAGCGGCGGGTACGGGGCGATATCGCTCTCCGGCATGCTGGCTGTCGATCCGACGAAGTACCCGGATGTGAACCCGCTCTGGGACGCCGACGATGAGAACGCTGTTCCCCAGCAGGCCAACGTGGACGAGGAAGCCGCGCTGCTCGCCGCGAGCGCTTCTCCGCAGCCGACGAGTGAGGCGGGATCTGACTCGGGTACTGCCGGGACAGGTCTCGCGCCGCTGCTGATCGGCGGTGGGGCCGTGCTCGCCATCCTCGTCATCGGCGGGGTCGTCCTTGCCGTAGTGCTGACCAGCTCGTCACGACGACAGACCGCCGCGCAAGGGGGAAAGCATGAGCACTAA
- a CDS encoding YbaB/EbfC family nucleoid-associated protein, producing the protein MPEGNDVLASMEALNAKIDAQIARSRVLAEEAARVSAEATQTTATVTSSDGRVTVVAQPTGAIAEVRLSSAIDDAIALGATITDTIAAAQRAAADAVVESLAQTLGADSGLVDAVRRDVQAAFPAPGDDTLGYR; encoded by the coding sequence ATGCCGGAGGGAAATGACGTTCTCGCGTCGATGGAGGCGTTGAACGCGAAGATCGATGCGCAGATCGCGCGTTCGCGCGTGCTCGCGGAGGAAGCGGCGCGGGTGTCTGCCGAGGCGACGCAGACCACGGCGACGGTCACGTCGTCGGATGGTCGGGTCACGGTGGTGGCGCAGCCGACCGGGGCGATCGCCGAGGTGCGGCTGTCGAGCGCCATCGACGATGCGATCGCGCTCGGCGCGACGATCACCGATACGATCGCCGCGGCTCAGCGCGCGGCGGCCGACGCCGTGGTCGAGTCCCTGGCGCAGACGCTCGGCGCGGATTCCGGGCTGGTCGACGCGGTCCGGCGCGACGTCCAGGCCGCGTTTCCGGCCCCGGGCGACGACACCCTCGGGTACCGCTGA
- a CDS encoding WXG100 family type VII secretion target has translation MATIEVNPSRLAAAARSIGDASANIDAALEQLVGIAGVLRDSWSGEAQSAFDSAHGRFDLSMRERSALVDAIATTLDDLATSYSETDLAGQRALGG, from the coding sequence ATGGCCACGATCGAGGTCAACCCGTCCCGCCTGGCCGCGGCTGCGCGCTCCATCGGCGATGCGTCGGCGAACATCGATGCCGCCCTGGAGCAGCTCGTCGGGATCGCCGGCGTGCTGCGGGATTCGTGGTCGGGGGAGGCCCAGTCCGCGTTCGACTCCGCGCACGGGCGCTTCGACCTGTCGATGCGGGAGCGCAGCGCCCTCGTCGACGCCATCGCGACCACCCTGGACGATCTCGCGACGTCGTACTCCGAGACGGACCTGGCCGGCCAGCGCGCACTCGGGGGGTAG
- a CDS encoding FHA domain-containing protein — protein MSGNGPSQSWPSGGPIPPMAPGGDRPGEIPALPPALIAAPPGVDGTPLRQTPAPPTPIASSRRTVPRPAEGLGPAFRGAPAGTVQRIAAFTLDAAAVFLASAVVLVLTQSVLLAGLTVFELALFLWVLEARTGLTLGNAVLRLRSARADRPWSPGIGRQFVRGIVTGAGFLVAVGSWVVVASSAWDRGGRRQSWADRVAGTVVVAVPAKAAVEAPPAPAPGEAAPLAPPQVVPLVASPSVVDEDSQPTDARAASRRTETPEPAAPGSDRPLFTVAPAPAPQTGAEAPAPETGALLLIFDTGQRVQLALPVAANLGRGPVASAHDDRLIVVTDPDASVSKTHLRIEHSRGRTWVTDFGSTNGSDVRSDDGQTTELVAGERVLLDDADRVRMGNRSFTISLLLGTDSSAGERA, from the coding sequence ATGAGCGGGAACGGCCCATCACAGTCCTGGCCGAGCGGGGGTCCGATCCCGCCGATGGCGCCCGGCGGAGACCGTCCGGGGGAGATCCCTGCGCTGCCGCCCGCCCTGATCGCGGCGCCCCCCGGTGTCGACGGCACGCCGCTGCGCCAGACGCCCGCGCCGCCCACGCCGATCGCCTCGTCGCGGCGCACCGTCCCTCGGCCGGCCGAGGGACTCGGCCCCGCCTTCCGCGGAGCCCCCGCCGGCACCGTTCAGCGGATCGCGGCCTTCACCCTCGACGCGGCCGCCGTGTTCCTCGCCTCCGCCGTCGTCCTCGTGCTGACCCAGAGCGTGCTGCTCGCCGGCCTCACCGTCTTCGAACTCGCCCTGTTCCTCTGGGTGCTGGAAGCGCGCACCGGCCTCACCCTCGGCAACGCCGTGCTGCGCCTGCGCAGCGCGCGCGCCGACCGGCCGTGGTCGCCGGGGATCGGGCGCCAGTTCGTCCGCGGTATCGTCACCGGCGCCGGCTTCCTCGTGGCTGTCGGCAGCTGGGTCGTCGTCGCCTCCAGCGCCTGGGATCGCGGCGGCAGACGGCAGTCCTGGGCCGACCGCGTCGCCGGCACCGTCGTGGTCGCCGTGCCCGCGAAGGCGGCCGTCGAGGCTCCGCCGGCTCCCGCCCCGGGGGAGGCCGCTCCGCTCGCTCCGCCGCAGGTCGTGCCGCTGGTGGCGTCGCCGTCCGTCGTGGACGAGGACTCCCAGCCCACCGACGCCCGCGCCGCCTCCCGCCGTACCGAGACCCCGGAACCGGCAGCACCCGGATCGGATCGGCCGCTCTTCACGGTCGCCCCCGCCCCGGCGCCGCAGACGGGTGCCGAGGCCCCCGCCCCCGAGACCGGGGCGCTGCTGCTCATCTTCGACACCGGCCAGCGGGTGCAGCTCGCCCTCCCCGTGGCCGCGAACCTCGGGCGCGGCCCCGTCGCCAGCGCCCACGACGACCGCCTCATCGTCGTCACCGACCCCGATGCTTCGGTCTCGAAGACCCATCTGCGCATCGAGCACTCCCGCGGCCGCACGTGGGTGACTGACTTCGGTTCCACGAACGGCTCCGACGTCCGCAGCGACGACGGACAGACGACCGAGCTGGTCGCCGGCGAGCGCGTGCTCCTCGACGACGCCGACCGCGTCCGCATGGGCAACCGCAGCTTCACCATCAGCCTCCTGCTAGGTACAGACAGCAGCGCCGGAGAGAGAGCATGA
- the eccCa gene encoding type VII secretion protein EccCa: MTGPRLAPPRVPSGRLPVQAPPELQPNDGGIGILGSLLPMLGSVGAIVMVTMSNQSVTGLLTGGMFLLSSLGFVAVNGWRQRSQRQAATLGARREYLAYLTELRQTVRVAARQQRRSANWHLPAPSTLPYLAEERTRVWERGVNDPDFLSVRVGVTDQPLCVTLEAPELPPLAQLDPVAASAAHRFMLTHEVQKNLPLGVTLRDYARIEITGDEDETRALARAMLLHAATMHDPDVLQIVIAADTGVLPQWEWAKWLPHTHSRTVRDGLGAARMIGSQLSELEDMLPPEVRERSRFARDGSGPKTPHIVIVTDGATTSFNDALVTGDGVQGVTVIDLPARWGDLDDPNALRIAFETGGASTRAELVSLQVPARPFEADAITIVEAEATARRLIALYSGGTAIASKKSATGQAELVELLGLPDVRDLDLDAAWAPRLERDRLRVPIGQTEDGSPLILDIKESAQQGMGPHGLIIGATGSGKSEVLRTLVLALAMTHSPEQLNFVLVDFKGGATFAGMADMPHVSAIITNLGEEISLVDRMQDALQGEMVRRQELLRATGPFANVADYEKARRGGRTDLAPLPALLIVADEFSELLSAKPEFVDTFVNIGRLGRSLQVHLLLSSQRLEEGKLRGLDTHLSYRIGLRTFSAAESRTVLGVPDAYHLPTQPGAGILKSDTETMTQFRAAYVSGPPPRRRRRASSCSGQSTGSTAVELFTAAPVWRAEAPVDEPEVVVDAEPEEKRNTFEIAVESMKGRGPAAHQVWLPPLVTPATLDQLFGDLVEDPSLGLVSPRWRKAGALTVPLGIVDVPLEQRRENLAVSLGGAAGHMAIVGAPLSGKSTLARTTVAALALTHTPQEVQFFVIDFGGGSFTGMQDFTHISGVATRSEPDVVRRTVAEVTSLLNAREVYFRQHGIDSIDAYRQRRGQGLADDGYGDIFLIVDGWGTLRAEFEMLEPQIQAIAARGLTYGVHVVITAARWMEIRANIKDLIGTRIELRLGDPTDSEVNRKAAENVTAIPGRGLNDRGLQMLTALPRVDGVDDASSLPNGIDDLVARVAAAWHGPAGPKLRLLPSRISHADLRAVAAAQSPDGTEPRELLLGIDEANLAPFSIDPVAEPLLYLYGDADSGKSSMLRGVVHEITRLYGPTEAKIFVVDYRRALLGEIPQEYLGAYLTSHEMTEGGMNELAQFFRSRIPGPDVTPDQLRSRSWWKGAEGFVLIDDYDLVATSQGNPVAVLAPLLAQAADLGLHVILTRRTGGASRAAYDPIIQRMTDLGATGILLSGSPEEGQLIGKVKAVPAIPGRAQIVSRDRGLVSAQLLWVPPSYE; this comes from the coding sequence ATGACAGGACCCCGTCTCGCCCCGCCCCGTGTCCCCTCCGGGAGGCTCCCGGTCCAGGCCCCGCCGGAGCTGCAGCCGAACGATGGCGGCATCGGGATCCTCGGGTCGCTGCTGCCCATGCTCGGCAGCGTCGGCGCGATCGTCATGGTCACCATGTCGAACCAGTCCGTCACGGGTCTGCTGACCGGCGGCATGTTCCTGCTGTCCTCGCTCGGCTTCGTCGCCGTCAACGGCTGGCGGCAGCGCTCTCAGCGGCAGGCGGCCACGCTCGGTGCCCGTCGCGAGTACCTGGCGTACCTGACCGAGCTGCGGCAGACCGTCCGCGTCGCCGCCCGGCAGCAGCGCCGCTCCGCGAACTGGCACCTGCCGGCGCCGTCGACCCTGCCGTACCTCGCGGAGGAGCGCACCCGCGTCTGGGAGCGCGGCGTCAACGACCCCGACTTCCTGTCGGTCCGCGTGGGCGTCACCGATCAGCCGCTGTGCGTCACGCTCGAAGCTCCGGAGCTCCCGCCGCTGGCGCAGCTCGACCCCGTCGCCGCCTCGGCCGCGCACCGCTTCATGCTGACGCACGAGGTCCAGAAGAACCTCCCGCTCGGCGTCACCCTCCGCGACTACGCCCGCATCGAGATCACCGGTGACGAGGACGAGACCCGGGCGCTGGCCAGGGCCATGCTGCTGCACGCGGCCACCATGCACGACCCCGACGTGCTGCAGATCGTCATCGCCGCGGACACCGGAGTGCTCCCGCAATGGGAGTGGGCGAAGTGGCTGCCGCACACGCACTCGCGCACCGTGCGGGACGGCCTCGGCGCCGCCCGGATGATCGGCTCGCAGCTGTCCGAGCTCGAGGACATGCTGCCGCCCGAGGTGCGCGAGCGCTCGCGCTTCGCCCGCGACGGCTCCGGACCGAAGACGCCGCACATCGTCATCGTCACGGACGGCGCCACGACGTCGTTCAACGACGCCCTCGTCACCGGCGACGGCGTCCAGGGTGTCACCGTGATCGACCTGCCCGCCCGGTGGGGCGACCTCGACGACCCGAACGCCCTGCGCATCGCGTTCGAGACCGGCGGTGCGAGCACACGCGCCGAGCTCGTCAGCCTGCAGGTGCCCGCACGCCCGTTCGAGGCCGACGCGATCACCATCGTCGAGGCCGAGGCGACCGCCCGCCGGCTCATCGCCCTGTACTCGGGCGGCACGGCGATCGCGAGCAAGAAGAGCGCGACCGGCCAGGCCGAGCTCGTCGAGCTCCTCGGTCTTCCCGATGTGCGCGACCTCGACCTCGACGCCGCCTGGGCACCGCGCCTGGAGCGCGACCGGCTCCGCGTGCCGATCGGCCAGACCGAGGACGGCAGCCCGCTCATCCTCGACATCAAGGAGTCGGCACAGCAGGGTATGGGCCCGCACGGCCTCATCATCGGTGCCACAGGCTCGGGGAAGTCGGAGGTGCTCCGCACGCTCGTGCTCGCGCTCGCGATGACCCACTCGCCGGAGCAGCTCAACTTCGTGCTCGTCGACTTCAAGGGTGGCGCGACGTTCGCCGGCATGGCCGACATGCCGCACGTCTCGGCCATCATCACGAACCTCGGCGAGGAGATCTCCCTCGTCGACCGCATGCAGGACGCGCTCCAGGGCGAGATGGTGCGCCGACAGGAGCTGCTGCGGGCCACCGGTCCGTTCGCCAACGTGGCCGACTACGAGAAGGCGCGTCGCGGCGGCCGCACCGACCTGGCGCCGCTGCCGGCCCTGCTCATCGTCGCCGACGAGTTCTCCGAGCTCCTGTCGGCCAAGCCGGAGTTCGTCGACACGTTCGTCAACATCGGCCGGCTCGGCCGCTCGCTGCAGGTGCACCTGCTGCTGTCCTCCCAGCGGCTGGAGGAGGGCAAGCTGCGCGGCCTCGACACGCACCTCTCCTACCGCATCGGGCTTCGGACGTTCTCGGCGGCCGAGTCCCGCACGGTCCTCGGCGTGCCGGACGCCTATCACCTGCCCACGCAGCCGGGCGCCGGCATCCTGAAGTCCGACACCGAGACCATGACCCAGTTCCGCGCCGCGTACGTGTCCGGACCACCGCCGCGTCGTCGTCGTCGGGCCTCGTCCTGCTCCGGCCAGAGCACGGGTTCGACCGCGGTCGAGCTGTTCACCGCCGCGCCGGTGTGGCGGGCGGAGGCACCGGTGGACGAGCCGGAGGTCGTGGTCGACGCCGAGCCGGAGGAGAAGCGCAACACCTTCGAGATCGCGGTCGAGTCCATGAAGGGACGCGGCCCCGCGGCGCACCAGGTGTGGCTGCCGCCGCTGGTGACACCGGCCACCCTCGACCAGCTCTTCGGCGACCTCGTCGAGGACCCGTCGCTCGGTCTCGTCTCCCCGCGCTGGCGGAAGGCGGGAGCGCTCACGGTCCCGCTCGGCATCGTCGACGTGCCGCTGGAGCAGCGCCGCGAGAACCTCGCGGTCTCGCTCGGCGGCGCGGCCGGACACATGGCCATCGTCGGCGCGCCCCTGAGCGGTAAGAGCACGCTCGCGCGGACGACGGTCGCCGCCCTGGCGCTCACGCACACGCCGCAGGAGGTGCAGTTCTTCGTCATCGACTTCGGCGGCGGCAGCTTCACCGGCATGCAGGACTTCACGCACATCAGTGGCGTCGCGACGCGGTCCGAGCCGGACGTCGTCCGCCGCACGGTGGCTGAGGTCACCAGCCTGCTGAACGCCCGCGAGGTGTACTTCCGGCAGCACGGCATCGACTCGATCGACGCCTACCGGCAGCGCCGCGGGCAGGGACTGGCCGACGACGGCTACGGCGACATCTTCCTCATCGTGGACGGATGGGGCACGCTGCGCGCCGAGTTCGAGATGCTCGAGCCGCAGATCCAGGCGATCGCGGCCCGCGGTCTCACCTACGGCGTCCACGTCGTGATCACGGCGGCGCGCTGGATGGAGATCCGGGCCAACATCAAAGACCTCATCGGCACCCGCATCGAGCTGCGTCTCGGCGACCCGACGGATTCCGAGGTCAACCGCAAGGCGGCGGAGAACGTCACGGCCATCCCCGGCCGCGGTCTCAACGACCGCGGTCTGCAGATGCTCACGGCGCTGCCGCGTGTCGACGGCGTGGACGACGCGTCGAGCCTGCCGAACGGGATCGACGACCTCGTGGCACGGGTCGCGGCGGCGTGGCACGGTCCGGCAGGGCCCAAGCTGCGGCTGCTGCCCTCGCGCATCAGCCATGCCGACCTGCGCGCCGTCGCGGCCGCGCAGTCGCCGGACGGCACGGAGCCCCGCGAACTCCTGCTGGGCATCGACGAGGCGAACCTCGCCCCGTTCTCGATCGATCCGGTCGCCGAGCCGCTGCTGTATCTGTACGGCGACGCGGACTCCGGCAAGTCATCGATGCTCCGCGGCGTCGTGCACGAGATCACGCGCCTGTACGGGCCGACCGAGGCGAAGATCTTCGTCGTCGACTACCGTCGTGCCCTGCTCGGCGAGATCCCGCAGGAATACCTCGGCGCCTACCTCACGTCGCACGAGATGACCGAGGGCGGGATGAACGAGCTCGCCCAGTTCTTCCGGAGCCGCATCCCCGGACCCGACGTCACGCCCGACCAGCTCCGCAGCCGGTCGTGGTGGAAGGGTGCGGAGGGATTCGTCCTCATCGACGACTACGACCTCGTGGCGACCTCGCAGGGCAACCCGGTCGCGGTCCTCGCGCCGCTGCTCGCGCAGGCGGCCGACCTCGGCCTCCACGTGATCCTCACCCGCCGCACCGGCGGGGCGAGCCGCGCCGCGTACGATCCCATCATCCAGCGCATGACCGACCTGGGTGCGACCGGCATCCTGCTCTCGGGCAGCCCCGAGGAGGGCCAGCTCATCGGCAAGGTGAAGGCCGTTCCCGCGATCCCGGGCCGTGCGCAGATCGTCAGTCGCGATCGGGGCCTCGTCTCCGCGCAGCTGCTGTGGGTGCCGCCGAGCTACGAGTGA
- a CDS encoding SAV_915 family protein: MTFEPTPAAAPMVPPVLYLPLGVTSTPEEQLVEIRELKDGRRALLAYTALDRLLELAGERQPWVLVRTEDLGQIKEAQPYDVVIFDLDVPASYRRNGAIA; encoded by the coding sequence ATGACCTTCGAACCGACGCCGGCCGCAGCGCCGATGGTCCCACCCGTGCTGTACCTGCCCCTAGGCGTGACGTCGACGCCCGAGGAGCAGCTCGTCGAGATCAGGGAGTTGAAGGACGGGCGGCGTGCACTGCTCGCCTACACCGCCCTCGACCGGCTGCTGGAGCTCGCCGGCGAGCGGCAGCCCTGGGTGCTGGTGCGCACCGAGGACCTCGGTCAGATCAAGGAGGCGCAGCCCTACGATGTCGTGATCTTCGACCTCGACGTGCCCGCGTCCTACCGCCGGAACGGAGCCATCGCATGA